From one Bos indicus x Bos taurus breed Angus x Brahman F1 hybrid chromosome 7, Bos_hybrid_MaternalHap_v2.0, whole genome shotgun sequence genomic stretch:
- the FBLL1 gene encoding rRNA/tRNA 2'-O-methyltransferase fibrillarin-like protein 1: MKSAVGLRRGGSGGRGGGGWGGGRGGGAGKGAGGDGGGPGGKGGFGARTRGFGGGRGRGRGGAGGDGRGDRGGGGQLRGVAKNKNRRRKSVLTVSVEPHRHEGVFIYRGAEDALVTLNMVPGQSVYGERRVTVTEGGEKLEYRTWNPFRSKLAAAILGGVDQIHIKPKSKVLYLGAASGTTVSHVSDIIGPDGLVYAVEFSHRAGRDLVNVAKKRTNIIPVLEDARHPLKYRMLIGMVDVIFADVAQPDQSRIVALNAHTFLRNGGHFLISIKANCIDSTASAEAVFASEVRKLQQENLKPQEQLTLEPYERDHAVVVGVYRPLPKSSSK, encoded by the coding sequence ATGAAGTCTGCGGTGGGCTTGCGTCGTGGCGGGTCTGGCGGCCGTGGGGGTGGCGGCTGGGGCGGAGGGCGCGGAGGCGGAGCGGGCAAGGGAGCAGGAGGCGACGGCGGCGGCCCGGGAGGCAAGGGCGGCTTCGGGGCGCGGACGCGCGGCTTCGGTGGCGGCCGGGGCCGGGGGCGCGGTGGCGCCGGAGGAGACGGCCGGGGGGACCGCGGAGGCGGCGGGCAGCTGCGCGGCGTGGCCAAGAACAAGAACCGCCGCAGGAAGAGCGTTTTGACGGTGTCAGTGGAACCGCACCGGCACGAGGGCGTCTTCATCTACCGCGGGGCGGAGGACGCGCTGGTCACGCTGAACATGGTGCCGGGCCAGTCGGTGTATGGCGAGCGGCGGGTCACGGTGACCGAGGGCGGCGAGAAGCTGGAATACCGCACGTGGAACCCCTTCCGCTCCAAGCTGGCCGCGGCCATCCTGGGCGGGGTCGACCAGATTCACATCAAGCCCAAGTCCAAAGTGCTGTATCTGGGTGCCGCCTCGGGGACCACCGTGTCCCACGTCTCCGACATCATCGGCCCGGACGGCCTGGTCTACGCCGTTGAGTTCTCCCACCGCGCTGGCCGGGATCTCGTCAACGTGGCCAAGAAGCGAACCAACATCATCCCGGTCCTCGAAGATGCACGGCACCCGCTCAAGTACCGCATGCTCATCGGCATGGTGGACGTGATCTTCGCCGACGTGGCACAGCCGGACCAGTCCCGCATAGTGGCTCTGAACGCCCACACCTTCCTGCGCAACGGGGGCCACTTCCTCATCTCCATCAAGGCCAACTGCATAGACTCCACTGCGTCCGCGGAGGCGGTGTTCGCCTctgaggtgaggaagctgcagcagGAGAATTTAAAGCCTCAAGAGCAGCTGACTCTGGAGCCCTACGAAAGGGACCACGCTGTGGTGGTCGGGGTCTATCGGCCTCTTCCTAAGAGCAGCAGCAAGTAG